The following proteins are encoded in a genomic region of Arthrobacter jiangjiafuii:
- the murA gene encoding UDP-N-acetylglucosamine 1-carboxyvinyltransferase, translating to MEDVIVVTGPSTLNGAVSVPGAKNSVLKLMAATLLAQGRSTITNVPNIQDVWIMAELLRRLGCAVDYDVEAASVHIDVPEMPGHQADYDLVRAMRASISVLGPLVARCRQAEVALPGGDAIGSRGLDMHRAGLELMGTTITIDHGYLMASVPQGLSGARHLLDFPSVGATENLMMAATLADGTTVIDNAAREPEITDIALMLNEMGARISGVGTNTLVIEGVERLEPVVHKVVPDRIVAGTWAFAAAITGGTIEVRDADASALAVVLDKLTQAGCTVTVGEDSFTVKGPERPEPINVSTLPYPGFPTDLQPFVVALNAVSRGSGMVTENVFEARWGFTSELSRLGAGIRLDGHHALIQGVPRLSGAPVEANDIRAGAALVIAGLAAEGTTEVRGVDHIDRGYERFMENLRGLGAPVVRRRS from the coding sequence ATGGAAGACGTCATTGTTGTTACCGGTCCGTCCACGCTCAACGGAGCGGTAAGCGTCCCGGGGGCCAAGAACAGCGTCCTGAAACTCATGGCAGCCACGCTGCTGGCACAGGGCCGCTCCACCATCACCAACGTTCCCAATATCCAGGATGTCTGGATCATGGCCGAGCTGCTGCGGCGCCTGGGATGCGCCGTCGACTACGACGTCGAAGCAGCGTCCGTCCACATCGATGTCCCCGAAATGCCGGGGCACCAGGCCGACTACGACCTGGTCCGCGCCATGCGCGCCTCCATCTCCGTGCTGGGGCCCCTGGTGGCCCGCTGCCGGCAGGCCGAGGTGGCCCTGCCCGGAGGCGATGCCATCGGCTCGCGCGGGTTGGACATGCACCGCGCCGGGCTGGAACTGATGGGTACCACCATCACCATCGACCACGGCTACCTCATGGCGTCCGTGCCGCAGGGACTGAGCGGCGCCCGCCACCTCCTGGACTTCCCCTCGGTCGGTGCCACCGAGAACCTCATGATGGCTGCCACCCTGGCCGACGGCACCACCGTCATCGACAACGCCGCGCGGGAACCGGAAATCACCGATATCGCCCTGATGCTCAACGAGATGGGTGCCCGGATCTCGGGGGTGGGAACCAATACCCTGGTGATCGAAGGTGTGGAGCGGCTGGAGCCCGTGGTCCACAAGGTGGTCCCGGACCGGATCGTGGCAGGCACCTGGGCCTTTGCCGCGGCCATCACCGGCGGCACCATCGAGGTGCGCGACGCCGATGCCTCGGCCCTGGCCGTGGTGCTGGACAAGCTGACACAGGCCGGCTGCACCGTCACGGTGGGGGAAGACAGCTTTACCGTCAAGGGGCCGGAGCGGCCGGAGCCCATCAACGTCTCCACGCTCCCGTATCCGGGCTTCCCCACTGATCTGCAGCCCTTTGTGGTCGCCCTGAACGCGGTTTCCCGCGGATCGGGGATGGTCACCGAGAATGTCTTCGAAGCCCGCTGGGGGTTTACCTCCGAGCTGTCCAGGCTGGGCGCTGGAATCCGGCTGGATGGACACCACGCCCTGATCCAGGGCGTACCCCGGCTCTCCGGGGCCCCCGTGGAGGCGAACGACATCCGTGCCGGTGCCGCGCTGGTGATCGCGGGACTGGCGGCCGAGGGCACCACCGAGGTGCGGGGCGTGGACCATATCGACCGCGGCTACGAGCGGTTCATGGAGAACCTGCGCGGACTTGGCGCCCCGGTCGTCCGCCGGCGGAGCTAG
- a CDS encoding DUF2550 domain-containing protein: MDSSYVFIALAGLLGLLVLAVVLFGVRRSQLRRTLGTFDASICLPPGGWRMGVCRYTDTHLEWLRLISLSPIPPYRFLRSSLEIGGWREPTETERARIQPGAIVVTLDYEGMEFLVAMNYDVYTGLSSWIEAGPVIGIGTWR; the protein is encoded by the coding sequence ATGGACAGCTCCTATGTGTTCATTGCGCTGGCAGGCCTTCTGGGCCTGCTGGTACTGGCAGTAGTTCTTTTCGGGGTACGCCGCAGCCAGCTGCGGCGTACCCTGGGTACTTTCGACGCCTCCATTTGCCTCCCGCCCGGCGGGTGGCGGATGGGGGTTTGTCGTTATACGGACACCCACCTGGAGTGGCTGCGCCTCATTTCCCTCAGCCCGATTCCGCCTTACCGGTTCCTGCGCAGCTCGCTGGAAATCGGCGGCTGGAGGGAACCAACCGAAACCGAACGTGCCCGCATCCAGCCGGGCGCAATCGTGGTCACCCTCGACTACGAGGGCATGGAATTCCTGGTTGCCATGAACTACGACGTCTACACCGGACTCTCGTCCTGGATCGAGGCCGGTCCGGTCATCGGCATCGGCACCTGGCGCTGA
- a CDS encoding F0F1 ATP synthase subunit epsilon: MANTAELEVEIVAADHFVWSGAAKMVKARTSEGDVGILPGHTPLLAILAEGEMAIEPVSGARFTVNVDGGFFSVDSNRVVIVADNAQMNDAANAGTR; this comes from the coding sequence ATGGCGAACACTGCTGAACTCGAAGTTGAGATTGTCGCAGCGGACCACTTTGTGTGGTCCGGCGCGGCAAAGATGGTCAAGGCACGCACCAGCGAGGGCGACGTCGGGATCCTTCCCGGCCACACCCCGCTGCTGGCCATCCTGGCTGAGGGCGAAATGGCCATCGAGCCGGTCTCCGGTGCCCGCTTCACGGTGAACGTTGACGGTGGTTTCTTCTCCGTCGACAGCAACCGCGTGGTGATTGTCGCTGACAACGCTCAGATGAACGACGCAGCCAACGCTGGGACTCGCTGA
- the atpD gene encoding F0F1 ATP synthase subunit beta, protein MTAQTVEHGSESVASGATGRIARVIGPVVDVEFPADAIPTIYNALTTELTLNGETRTITFETSQHLGDNLVRAISMQATDGLVRGAAVKDTGAPIHVPVGDGVKGHIFNVLGKPLDVTEDELEITERWPIHRKAPNFADLEGSTEMLETGIKVIDLLTPYIKGGKIGLFGGAGVGKTVLIQEMITRVARNFGGTSVFAGVGERTREGNDLWVEMEEAGVLKDTALVFGQMDEPPGTRLRVALSGLTMAEYFRDVQNQDVLLFIDNIFRFTQAGSEVSTLLGRMPSAVGYQPNLADEMGLLQERITSTKGHSITSMQAIYVPADDYTDPAPATTFAHLDATTELSREIASRGLYPAVDPLTSTSRILDPQYVGQEHYDTAVRVKQILQKNKELQDIIAILGIDELGEEDKIVVARARRIQQFLSQNTYTAKQFTGVEGSTVTIKETIEGFKAICDGDVDHIAEQAFFNVGSMDDVMANWAKIQEQTGK, encoded by the coding sequence ATGACTGCCCAAACTGTCGAGCACGGATCTGAATCCGTAGCCTCGGGTGCCACCGGCCGTATCGCCCGTGTCATCGGCCCGGTTGTCGACGTCGAATTCCCGGCTGACGCAATCCCCACCATCTACAACGCGCTGACCACCGAGCTGACGCTCAACGGTGAGACCCGCACCATTACGTTCGAAACGTCCCAGCACCTCGGCGACAACCTCGTGCGCGCCATCTCCATGCAGGCCACCGACGGCCTGGTCCGCGGCGCAGCCGTCAAGGATACCGGCGCACCGATCCATGTCCCCGTGGGCGACGGCGTCAAGGGCCACATCTTCAACGTCCTGGGCAAGCCCCTAGACGTCACCGAAGACGAGCTCGAGATCACCGAGCGCTGGCCCATCCACCGCAAGGCTCCGAACTTCGCGGACCTTGAAGGTTCCACGGAGATGCTGGAAACCGGCATCAAGGTCATCGACCTTCTCACCCCGTACATCAAGGGTGGAAAGATCGGCCTGTTCGGCGGCGCCGGCGTTGGCAAGACCGTGCTGATCCAGGAAATGATCACCCGTGTTGCCCGCAACTTCGGTGGTACTTCGGTATTCGCCGGTGTCGGCGAGCGTACCCGTGAAGGCAACGACCTCTGGGTTGAAATGGAAGAGGCAGGCGTCCTGAAGGACACCGCCCTTGTATTCGGCCAGATGGATGAGCCGCCGGGAACGCGTCTGCGCGTGGCCCTGTCCGGCCTGACCATGGCGGAGTACTTCCGCGATGTGCAGAACCAGGACGTGCTGCTCTTCATCGACAACATCTTCCGCTTCACGCAGGCAGGTTCGGAAGTTTCAACGCTTCTGGGCCGCATGCCTTCCGCCGTGGGCTACCAGCCGAACCTGGCTGACGAGATGGGTCTCCTGCAGGAGCGCATCACGTCCACCAAGGGTCACTCGATCACGTCGATGCAGGCCATCTATGTGCCTGCTGATGACTACACCGACCCGGCTCCGGCCACCACGTTCGCGCACCTGGACGCCACCACGGAACTTTCCCGTGAAATCGCCTCGCGCGGCCTGTACCCGGCCGTTGACCCGCTGACCTCCACGTCGCGCATCCTTGACCCGCAGTATGTGGGCCAGGAGCACTACGACACGGCTGTCCGCGTCAAGCAGATCCTCCAGAAGAACAAGGAACTGCAGGACATCATCGCCATCCTCGGCATCGACGAGCTCGGCGAAGAGGACAAGATCGTTGTGGCACGTGCACGCCGCATCCAGCAGTTCCTGTCGCAGAACACCTACACCGCCAAGCAGTTCACCGGCGTCGAGGGCTCCACGGTTACCATCAAGGAAACCATTGAGGGCTTCAAGGCCATCTGCGACGGCGACGTCGACCACATTGCCGAGCAGGCCTTCTTCAACGTCGGCAGCATGGACGATGTCATGGCCAACTGGGCGAAGATCCAAGAGCAGACCGGGAAGTAA
- a CDS encoding F0F1 ATP synthase subunit gamma produces MGAQIRVYRQKIASTTSMQKIFKAMELIAASRIGKARNRVAASLPYSNAITRAVSAVASQSEIDHPLTTEPDQIRRAAMVVLTSDRGLAGSYSASVLKQSESLAELLREEGKEVKTYLVGRKAQAFYDFRDRESARVWTGNTDAPDFETAREIGQVLLDDFNTDYEDGGVDEIHIVYTRFKSMVVQEPTVIRLLPLEVVEEEAQSETELLPLYEYEPEPEKVLDALLPRYIESRIFAAMLQAAASELAARQRAMKSAGDNASDLIKKYTRLRNNARQAEITQELSEIVAGADALSAS; encoded by the coding sequence ATGGGAGCCCAAATTCGGGTCTACCGTCAGAAGATCGCCTCGACGACGTCGATGCAGAAGATCTTCAAGGCGATGGAGCTGATTGCTGCCTCTCGCATTGGAAAGGCGCGCAACCGTGTGGCTGCGTCATTGCCGTACTCCAATGCGATCACCCGTGCCGTTTCTGCTGTGGCGTCCCAGTCGGAAATCGACCACCCCCTGACTACCGAGCCGGACCAGATCCGCCGGGCAGCCATGGTGGTCCTTACCTCCGACCGTGGTCTTGCTGGTTCGTACTCCGCCAGTGTGCTTAAGCAAAGCGAATCCTTGGCCGAATTGCTCCGTGAAGAGGGCAAAGAGGTCAAGACGTACCTGGTGGGCCGCAAGGCGCAGGCGTTCTACGACTTCCGGGACCGCGAATCTGCGCGGGTCTGGACCGGAAATACCGACGCACCTGATTTCGAGACCGCCCGCGAAATCGGTCAGGTACTTCTTGATGACTTCAACACAGACTACGAAGACGGCGGCGTGGATGAAATCCACATTGTCTACACGCGCTTCAAGTCGATGGTTGTTCAGGAACCCACGGTGATCCGCCTGCTGCCGCTGGAGGTAGTGGAGGAAGAAGCCCAGTCCGAGACTGAGCTGCTCCCTCTCTACGAATACGAGCCCGAGCCCGAAAAGGTTCTTGACGCACTGCTGCCGCGCTACATCGAGTCGCGCATCTTCGCAGCCATGCTTCAGGCAGCCGCTTCCGAGCTTGCCGCCCGCCAGCGCGCTATGAAGTCCGCAGGGGACAACGCCTCCGACCTTATTAAGAAGTACACGCGACTTCGCAATAACGCCCGTCAGGCCGAGATCACCCAGGAACTGTCCGAAATTGTGGCCGGTGCCGACGCGCTCAGCGCGTCCTAG